A window of Populus trichocarpa isolate Nisqually-1 chromosome 17, P.trichocarpa_v4.1, whole genome shotgun sequence genomic DNA:
GATATCTGATGCCTCCAACTAATGTGTAATTACTAGGATTGCGGTTTGAAATTTCTTAATTATACTCCGTGTTCTTGTTCAGGTCCCATTTTTTGCACAAATGGATGATCAACTGTTAGATGCAATATGTGAACGTCTTGTCTCATCTTTGAACACTAAAGACACCTTCATAGTCCGGGAGGGTGATCCAGTAAATGAGATGCTTTTCATCATTAGAGGACAGCTAGAAAGTTCCACAACAAATGGGGGAAGGTCAGGTTTTTTCAACTCAATTACACTCAGGGCTGGTGACTTTTGTGGGGAGGAATTGTTGACATGGGCTCTGATGCCAACCTCTCGTCTGAATTTACCTGTATCCACTCGAACTGTCAAGGCTCTCTCTGAAGTTGAGGCCTTTGCACTTAGAGCGGTTGACCTAAAGTTTGTTGCAAAGCAATTTAAACGGTTGCATAGCAAGAAATTGCAGCATGCTTTCAGGTATTACTCTCATCAGTGGAGGACGTGGGGAGCTTGCTATATACAATCTGCATGGAGGCGTTATACAAGGAGGAAACTACAAATGGAATTGGCTAGGCAAGAAAGCTTATTTTATTCTCAAGTTATGGAAGGTGAGGTTGAATATTATTACAGTGATGAAGGAGGAGATGAAAGACCATTAGTGGATCATTCAAACAATGGTTCGCATCTTGGAGCAACCATGCTTGCTTCAAAATTTGCTGCAAATACAAGGAGAGGAGTTGGCCATCAAAAGCTTCCTCGGCCGGATGATTCCACCTTAGAAATGCCCAAGTTTTTTAAACCAGAGGAACCTGATTTCTATGCAGAGCATGAAGATAGTTGAATTTTTATCGTTATTATTATATATGCTATCAAATAATTACATAGTCAAcatgagtttatatatattgtctCTGTTCATTAACAAATAGATAGAATCAGACTCTTATAGCATGagtttcttcatttgtttttttttaattaaaaacaataggCTTGCTCGAGcatgaaatttgaattcaaatagATAGTTCATTCATGGCTTTTTATTCGGTAGTAAACTGGGTTGAAAGCCTAAGAACACACAGAGTGTGGGAGTAGCACTTCCAAGTCAATTCCGTTGCggttaagtttttctttttttcaattaaaatattttagttttggagTGTGCTATTTGGAGGTTATATTGTGCGTGTATAATACAAAACATTAATTCAACatgtataatttaaatttaaatttatatataaattaacttaaaattatacaatttaaaattcaatacacaaataaaaaaataaaagttaaatcgATATAACCTAATCGACTCGATAGGTCTAAAAATAACTTAGACgactagtaaaaatatagtttgactcaaaaaaattcaagacaacattgttttttaaaaaatattgatacgaCAACACATTTgattgacttgggtcaacctaagttaacattttaaatttacgacctgggtcatgagaccgtgataatcctaaataaaataattcaaaataaattatgaagtttaattctcaataaacccattgttgaacaataaaattaaaaacaagacacaataaaataacctaAGTTTACTTGGGTTAACTTAAGAAACTcgtgactcaggtcatgagattaaaataatttcatagaaaacaaatcaaaacaaatgacaaaacttaattcataatcaaccaaatattgaaaatattaaatgatgaaattgaaaaaaaaaattaaaaaatagacaaaaaaaaacttgagtcaactagattaacccgtcaaacccatGACAAtaatcatgagattgagataaccacacaaaaaaaaaaagaagcaaaccacagtaaattatgaagtctaatatTCAATTAACCAAGTGTTggacgataattttttttaaaaaaaaacatagatttttttaaaatacaaataaaaacaaaactatttgGCCGGAACAGAACAACTGGAACGGAATCAGAATGTTCTAGGCAAATTTCCGGGATGAACTGAGATTTTGAATGAGATAAAATATGtttagatttgaattttttttaaactaaatcaaaatataCCGGTTATATCAAACAAAACGAAATAGAATTGACAACTTGGCTTCCAatatatcataaaacaaaaataaatctaattttttttaatcttaataatCATTTGATCATATATATGATTTAGAAATTATAATTCTTTCTCTAATTCATGCACTACAAGAATTTTTTCGTAAATCAAATAACAACAATAGGAAGCAAACTtacgaaaataaaaacataatttaatgaTTACGTATCTGATAACTTCATTTCGAGTATCACtcactataatttattttgttattatataacaGAGAATGACTATAATTATGTAGTGTACTGTAGATTACCCAAATGAAccaaaaataagaacaaaattaacaaaatattaactGCCACCGTCGATACGATGTCGCTTGGCTGCCTtgcaaaatataaacataaccCAGAATCCTCAACAACTTTCACTCCGTAGAAAATCCTCCCTGATTCCAAGTTAGGGTTTCTCTCAgatctctttctctcttaaaCTGCAAAAAATCTGTTTTCAATTTAGCATCAGTAAGAATGGCAACTGAAACGAAACCAGCAACTGAGGATGTGAAGATTGACTTGTTCGAGGACGACgatgaatttgaagaatttGAAATCAATGGAGGTAATTACCCTTTTCCTTCTTGGTTTTTGATAATCAAAGTacttataccaaaaaaatatgttctatTGTTGGATTTCTTCTTTATAGCTCCAAGTTGTCATGCTTCGATTTTTATTAGGCGAAGAAAATTTGTATTGACCTTAAAGAAAGGTTCGAATTTTGGGTAAagtaattcatgttttttttccagttataATAGGTGGAAATAATGAATGCGGCTATGGTCATGATCTTTCTGTGCTTGGTGTTTGTGTTTATGCagatacttttatttatttctctgtTATGAAtgattatttgtttgattatggCTTTCTAATTCTTAATGATTCTAGTAATTAGTTGTTTGAGGAAACTGTGTTAGGAAGCTTGCTGTTACTTGATGTTGCTCGTAGCACATGTTAATTGTGGAAGCAACTATGAGTGTTATAATTTGtgagattgatgaattaatATCAATGTGGATACATATTGTCTAGTTTGGATGCTTATTGCATGTTGTCTGACCAACTTTTATCTGAAATCACATCCATGTGTTTTTGGTCATCACAATGAATTGAAATCATGAAATTCTCTTGCCTGTTTTTGTTGTCTGTATAATGTTAGTACTTGTAATGCCTTAGTTTATTAATAAACTGTGGTCTTGAAATAGGACTGTTATTTGTCCGTATTATGAGCTATTGTCTCATTTCTCCTTTTTATGAGCTATTGTCTCTTTTCTAATGGTAACTTAACTGACAGAGTGGGAAGTGAAGGAGGAAGGGAAAGACGCGACACAGCAGTGGGAGGATGAttgggatgatgatgatgtcaaTGACGACTTCTCACTGCAGCTAAGGAAGGAATTGGAGAACAATACACAGAAGAACTGAGCTGTTTCTAGAACATGTCAATATATTATCTCAAATGTTGGTTTGTGTTTGATCTTGAGATTGTTTTCTATATCTTTAGTATGGAAACAAATGCATGAACTATCAAGATCAGAAGCTTAGTACAAAATTTTAAGCTCCAGGGCTTAAATTTTGTGTTTGACTGATGTGGAAGTTGGATCTTGTGTGTTAGGAATTTGTATTTGATGAATTGCTTATTTCAGAATAACATGTTCTGgtattatagtttttatgtttAGGGATAGCATAGTAGTATCCCTTCCCCTAATGATTCCATGTCATGACGTTAGGGCACACTTACTGTTccattatcataaaattatgaatcaCCTGTAGTTTGGAATTATGCACTTCAGTAGGGTGATATTGATGGTAAAAATGCTAGGAATATCATGATTGGTGTGGCATGCAACTTTATTATCAGTAGTTAATATATAACTTATTCCATTTCTAATCCCTAGTGTTTCAGTGAGGATGCTATATCTGAAACAAGCATGAAAGAGAACCAGATGCATCTGAAATGGTTGTGGCAGTAATCACTTGTCTTAAACCATCtactaggggtgttcacggttcggttcggttcggtttagacttaaaaaaccaaccgaaccgagTTATATTAGTTTTGAGAAATAttaaccgaatcgaaccgaaatccggttcaaaccgaactggttcggttcggttaaatttggttttttttggcaaaaaactGAGAAACCTAATCCCATCACCAGAAAACCTAAAAATTCCACAAATCATGAAGTTAACAAAATCAACAGCAAACTTGAACTTTTTGTGAAGCTAACATTCATGCCCAACAACAACATTCATGTTTTCACATTGAAGCCAATCTTGTAACCCATGAtacatttatatcaaaattgttTCGTAACCTAAGAGAACATACACTGattaagaaaaagtttcaaatcaaATAGCCTCACAAGAGTTCGAAACATTATTCAGgagcaaataaacaaaatctaaaaagtagAACTGGACTCTATCCTGCGTGCTGTAGATTTGGATTTGTAGATCTGCAAGAATGGAGGAGGATCGCGATAGCTTGCACAAAAGTAAAGAGAGAATAGAAGCACTGCCTGCTGTAGATCTGGATTTGTAGATCTGCAAGAATGGAGGAGGATTGTGATGACTTGCACAGAAGTAAAGAGAGAAGAGTAGCCAGGGAGATGGAGATGCGAGTTTGTGTTCAGCCAATagtaaagagagaagagaatgtAAAAGCATAGATGCAAAACAGTTGTAAACttgaaagggaaaagaagaatGAGTTTTGAGGTGGAGAGGTGGTTTGCAATTTGCACAAACGACGGCTTTTTGTAAAGGCAAGGGAGAGGGTGAGTTATGTTAGGGTTAGGCTAGTTAACAATTTATACCCCTGCACAGATGGCGGCTTTTTAGGATTTGTTGGTTGGTCCGGTTCAGTTTGCcggttttagttttaaaaaccgaaaccgaaccggacttgttaaaatttatgattttaaaaatcgatttaatcggtttttcatctcggttcggttcggttaatttttctttgattttttcagttttctcggttaattgatttttttgaacacccctaccATCTACCACTCATGAAATTCAGTATAGAGGCGAGGCGTGGAATGATTAGAATTTCTAAGAGATTTGCTTTAGGCAAGGTTATACCCAATCCTTCTGTAATATCTATTGTCCCATCCATAGATGTTGTCATGCTAAACCTCTGGAGTAACCTGGCAAGAGTCAGGTGCAGCAGTTGTTGACGCGAATCTTGTGGTCACGCAATCcacaatcaaaattgaaatatgatCCTGAAAAGCCAAAAGAGATCTGATAGAAGTGtaacacaatggaaacctgtaGCACTATTGAAATGAAGTTGAATGACACCATAAAACTTGTTAAatttcgataagtcagattcaattcgttcaagaacttaAGAATGCAAAGATCTCTTTCAcatgttaaattgaaaagttcaaagtattattcatcaaagggttttttttttaatttaggctttacatgtgtttaaatagttttgagaaattaaccctaatagatTTACTCTTATGGGTTGAATTGACCCACTTACAAAAACTGACAAAAAATCTTTACTAGTAAGACTACCTTAATCCAATGATGCCTTGGATCTTAGTTAAAAACCAAAgcattaattaagtttaaacctagaaataataatgaaaacaacaagTCTGAACAGTAGACACAATTACGCtagaatttgaatttacttgttcaaaatttttttggattgtatcattccctctctgtTCAAAATGATTCATCATCGAATCATTAATAGGCGTAATGGATGTTTCATAAGCCTCTTGTTTAAGCATTCAGAGCTCTTTTCTTACCCATACTTGccttcaacaattttttatgaaagtaaTATCTTTCGTCTTTTATCATTTCAGCGTCGTTGCTCCTCTCTTTCTGAAGTTTTCCTTTCCTAAAATAGTTCgtttaacttatcaaattcttTCATTAAAACCCCAAACTTTTAGGATAGATCTTTGCATTCTTAATCAAGAAGAGCAATATGTTTGTTCCCCTCCCTTTGATATCACCTCCCCTTTTGATACCTCATCGTCCTTTGCCATAATAACTCATCAGAATACATGTAATCTTGATTGTAATACtccatttgtattttatttttactctaagTTTTCAAACtagactgaaaaaaaaaaaaaaaaaaactcgaccaatcctttttttttataacaaaccctaaaacaatTGCTAATGACAGTAAAGAAAGTAAGAAGATACCAAGGACTAGAGAAAACTGACCCATAGAAATAAGTAGAATTGACATggaacaagagaaaaaaatgaacttaaCAGAAGAATATAACATGATTGATGATACGACATGAATAGAGTTTATGATACAAAACACTAATTTGAACCAAATCTAGACCCTAGACCAAACAACATCcaattaagctaaaaaaaaaagatatttagtgtgttttaaactcaaataaatagaatatgaaTTTCGACCCAATTATGATAATGTTTGATATGCTGATACGAAAGAAATAAGTAAGCTTTCTAATCCGAATATGATTGATGCctaaatgagttgaaaatttataattggtATACTCCTACCCTAAATAACCAGAATATGAAATTTGAGTCAATTATAAGGTGTTTTGATAGGCTAATGCGAAACAAAAGTAATCATACCAGATTTAACCCAACCAATGTTTTTagtgtgtaattttttttttttactctaagaagaacaataataatgaaaataaaccaGAAGTTATGCAGGAAAGAAAACAGAATTTGATCGAAAACTAACCTTTAGGATGTTGACCGAAAACAAAGAGATGCAAGGACGAAGATGAAACTCATGACactaagaaaaacacaaaaacaaatacacaagaaataatggatataacTTGATTCCGTAGCCTAGGTCTGATACTAAATGATGCGGACCTCTTGATCACATGGTCAAGCAACCCATAATGAAGATGATATAACTCTCGAAAAGCTAagaaatcaggtttgatagaaatGTGACATAGTAGAAACCTGTCCCAAGGCACTGACACTAATGAAATAAGAAATCGAATGATGCCACAAAGTCAGTTAaactttgataagtcagatttagttcgctcaaaaattaaaaaaatacaagaatctctCTTACACGTTAAACCAAAAGgtattattcatcaaaggtttttttttatatagaaaaatttagactttacatgtgtttaaatagttctgagAAATTAACATTAATGGATCTATCCTTATGGTCTGAATTAAACCACTTACAAAAACTAACCTATCTTTACTAGTAAACTCAAATACTGATCCAAACAAGGCTTGATTTTTAACTGAAAATCAAAGTATTAAGTAAGCTcaaatatagaaataataatgaaaacaacgACAATAGGTATAATTATATTagaatctaaattattttatttaaccttTTCTTATATCGTATCAATTGTGATGCAAATGTGATACAAGGACGTGAATACCTGATCTGATTGGCTTGAACATAAAAT
This region includes:
- the LOC18107260 gene encoding protein DELETION OF SUV3 SUPPRESSOR 1(I), giving the protein MATETKPATEDVKIDLFEDDDEFEEFEINGEWEVKEEGKDATQQWEDDWDDDDVNDDFSLQLRKELENNTQKN